GCGTTACCCGGTGACATGGCCTTTCGCATCGCCGCGGGACGCTATGGTTACGAGCAGGTGGATGCGCAGGCGGCCGCGGCGGTACGCGCCGAGCTGGGGTTGGATCAGTCCGCTATCGCGGCGTACTTTCAATGGTTCAGTGATCTGTTGTCGCTGGATCTTGGTCGTTCGCTGGTCAGCGGCGAAAGCGTAGTCAGCGAGCTTTACCACCAATTGGGGCATTCGCTGGATCTAGCGTTGATGGCGGTGCTGTTGGCACTGGTCATCGGTGTTCCGTTGGGCATCCTCTGCGGCCTCAAACCCAATGGCTGGTTGGACCGCGCCGCGCTGGTTGCGGCGGTCGCTCTGCGTTCCTTGCCGCCGTTCGTGATCGGACTACTGTTGATTCTACTGTTTGCGATAAGCCTTGGTTGGTTACCCGCGGCTGGCCATGGCAGCGGTGGGCACCTGTGGCTGCCTGCATTGACGCTGGCATTGGGCCTCGCTGCAGTATCGGCGCGGGTCAGTCGCCACTCCATGGCGCGTGTCGCATCATCGCCCTATTACGCTTTTTCCCGCACCAAAGGACTCGGTGAACGGCAAACGCTTACCCGCCACGGGCTGCGTAACGTCGCGGTTCCTGTCATTGCCTACCTTGCTGTACAGCTGGTGTACCTCGTTGAAGGAGTGGTGGTCATTGAATCGCTGTTTGCGTGGCCCGGCATCGGCCATGCGCTTGTCCATGCCGTTGTTGCGAGGGACGTGCCAATGATCCAGGGCACTGCATTGGTCATGGGATTGCTGTTCGTCGCCTTGAATACGCTGGTGGACCTTATCACTCTATACCTTGACCCCAGGAGGCGTCTGGCATGATCGCATCTCGTTCTCCGAGCCTGTTGCTCTCGGTTTCGCGCTTTCGTTGGCGCTTCGCCGGAGCAAGGCAGTGCGGCCTGGCGCTTCTCGTCGCCCTTGTGGCCTTTGCCTGGCTTGCACCACTGTTGTTCAACGTGGATTCATCACGCCAGGACCTGATGAATACTCTCGCCGCTCCCGGCATCCAGCACCCACTGGGTACTGATCACCTCGGACGTAGCATGTTGGCTCGGGTCGCGTCAGCCATCCGCCTGTCGCTTGGCCTGGCGTTGTTGAGCGTTGCCACTGCTGCCCTACCCGGTCTGTTGGCTGGTGTTGTTGCCGGCTGGCGCGGTGGTTGGACGGATCGACTACTCAGCACCGCTGCAGATTGTGTGCTGGCACTGCCGGGATTGCTGTTGGTGCTGATGTTGGCGGCGATTGCTCCCGGCAACTTCTGGACGCTGTATATCGGTATCGCGCTGGTGCTGTGGGTCGAATACTTCCGGGTCGTACGCAGCGCTACGCGACTGCTGGCCGCCTCTCCGCAAGTCGAGTCGTCGCAACTGCTCGGCTTCAGCCGTTGGTATATCTTCCGTCGCCACCTATGGCCTGAGTTGGCCCCTCAGGTTACAACGCTTGCCGCCTTCGGTGCTGCCACCTCTATTCTGGCGGTGTCGTCGCTGGGATTTGTCAGTATCGGCCTCAAACCGCCTACCGCAGAACTCGGCTTGATGATGACCGAGCTGTTTCCCTACTACCAGGAAGCACCGTGGGTTCTGGCCCAGCCGGTACTGGCCTTGTTCTTGATGGTACTGAGCTTTCATCTACTGGCTGGGAAGGAGCCGCAATGAAGACGATCATGGAAGTTCGTGATCTCAGTGTCACCACCAGCGACAACACCACACTGGTATGGCCGATCTCCTTTACTCTCCAGCCCGGTATTCCGCTGACATTGCTCGGCGAGACGGGGTCCGGCAAGAGCCTGTTGGCCCAGGCGCTGATGGGAAATCTGCCATCGGGACTCAAGGCTAGCGGCGTCGTCATGATCGATGGTGAAGACTTGATGAGCATGCCGGAGAATCAGCGTCGCAGCTGGTGGGGACGGCGTATGACCATGCTACCTCAGGAACCCTGGCATGCCCTTGACCCGATCATGCGCGTCGGCGCGCAGATTCAGGAGGGCCATCAACTGGTGGCGGGACTGGAGGCTTCCGCTGCGCGGAATGCCATGCTCGACGATCTGGCGACGCTGGGGCTGAACGATAGTGAATTCAAACTGCCGATGCAGTTGTCCGGCGGTATGGCCCAGCGAGCAGCTTTCGCGGCGGCACGTGCTGGTAATGCTCCCATTGTTATCGCCGATGAGCCCACCAAGGGGCTGGACAGTGCGCGTCGTGATGATGTCGTGCGACTGCTTCGCGAAGCGCTGGGGTCGGCCGGTGGCCTATTGACCATCACTCACGACATGGCGGTGGCCGAGCAATTGGGCGGCATGGTCATGATCATGCGCCGTGGAGAGTGTCTCGAAAGCGGCAAGTCCGAGACAGTGCTGGCAGCGCCACAAAGTGCTTACGGTCAACAGTTGATGGCCGCCAACCCGGAACGCTGGCCAGCACGGCAGCTGCCGCCGTCCGCTTCAGCGGATGTGGTGCTCGACGCCAGAGAAGTGTCACTGCAGCGTGGTGGCAAAGCGCTGTTCAAGGACCTTTCTCTTGCATTGCATCGTGGCGAGATCCTTGGCGTCAATGGTGCCAGCGGCAGTGGCAAGAGCAGTCTTGGTGATCTGCTGCTGGGCTTGATTCCGCCCGACAGTGGACAGGTCCTGCGCGCGGAAGGCATTGCCGCGACGCGCTTCCTGAAGCTCTACCAGGACCCGCCCGCAGCCTTCTCTCCCTGGTGGCGATTGG
This Halomonas huangheensis DNA region includes the following protein-coding sequences:
- a CDS encoding ABC transporter permease is translated as MIASRSPSLLLSVSRFRWRFAGARQCGLALLVALVAFAWLAPLLFNVDSSRQDLMNTLAAPGIQHPLGTDHLGRSMLARVASAIRLSLGLALLSVATAALPGLLAGVVAGWRGGWTDRLLSTAADCVLALPGLLLVLMLAAIAPGNFWTLYIGIALVLWVEYFRVVRSATRLLAASPQVESSQLLGFSRWYIFRRHLWPELAPQVTTLAAFGAATSILAVSSLGFVSIGLKPPTAELGLMMTELFPYYQEAPWVLAQPVLALFLMVLSFHLLAGKEPQ
- a CDS encoding ABC transporter ATP-binding protein, producing the protein MKTIMEVRDLSVTTSDNTTLVWPISFTLQPGIPLTLLGETGSGKSLLAQALMGNLPSGLKASGVVMIDGEDLMSMPENQRRSWWGRRMTMLPQEPWHALDPIMRVGAQIQEGHQLVAGLEASAARNAMLDDLATLGLNDSEFKLPMQLSGGMAQRAAFAAARAGNAPIVIADEPTKGLDSARRDDVVRLLREALGSAGGLLTITHDMAVAEQLGGMVMIMRRGECLESGKSETVLAAPQSAYGQQLMAANPERWPARQLPPSASADVVLDAREVSLQRGGKALFKDLSLALHRGEILGVNGASGSGKSSLGDLLLGLIPPDSGQVLRAEGIAATRFLKLYQDPPAAFSPWWRLGTLLKDLCKLHKLSWAIIPPLMERLSLAPELLERRPDSISGGELQRFSILRALMLEPVFLFADEPTSRLDPITQQQTLELLIELARERDCALLLVSHDRALVDHACDRQISLQTSAICV
- a CDS encoding ABC transporter permease; the protein is MSRAISTTTLRLQRLLLQRFFQAGLVAWVVGTLTFILTRALPGDMAFRIAAGRYGYEQVDAQAAAAVRAELGLDQSAIAAYFQWFSDLLSLDLGRSLVSGESVVSELYHQLGHSLDLALMAVLLALVIGVPLGILCGLKPNGWLDRAALVAAVALRSLPPFVIGLLLILLFAISLGWLPAAGHGSGGHLWLPALTLALGLAAVSARVSRHSMARVASSPYYAFSRTKGLGERQTLTRHGLRNVAVPVIAYLAVQLVYLVEGVVVIESLFAWPGIGHALVHAVVARDVPMIQGTALVMGLLFVALNTLVDLITLYLDPRRRLA